The following nucleotide sequence is from Paeniglutamicibacter kerguelensis.
ATCCTGTATGCGGCGGCGGGCGTGGCGGTCTTCGCCGCTGCGGTGCTCCCGCGACTTCTAAGTCGGGCCCCGCTCTCGATGCCGATGGTTTTTCTCGCGACCGGGGCGCTGGCATTCGGCCTCCTCGGGAACCTACCGGACCCCGACCCCGTCGCGTACCCGGATTTCACGCTGCGCCTCACCGAGGTATGCGTCATCATCTCGCTGATGGGCGCCGGCCTCGCCCTGGACCGCCCGATGGGATGGCGCCGGTGGGCGACGACGTGGCGCATGCTCGGGGTGGCCATGCCGCTGTGCATCCTCGGGTTGACTCTGCTGGGGTTAGGGCTGCTCGGGCTGGGTTTGGCTGCGGCCCTGCTGGTCGCGTCGGCGTTGGCCCCGACAGACCCCGTGCTGGCCTCCGAGGTGCAGGTCGGTGAACCCGCGGACGAGGAGGACAAGATCGGACAAGAAGACGAGATCCGCTTCGGACTCACGTCCGAAGCCGGCCTCAACGACGGTCTCGCGTTCCCGTTCGTCTATCTTGCCATCGCCATTAGCTTGGTCGGAGCCGCTTCCGGGGCCTGGTTCCCGGAATGGTTCGCCGTCGATGTCCTGTGGCGGATCGGCATCGGCGTACTGACGGGGCTCGGCACTGGAAAGCTTCTGGCCGCAGTGTTCTTCTCGTCGCGGCCCGAGGCCATCCGGCTTGCCGAACATTCAGAAGGCTTCGTGGCCTTGGCCGCGACGTTCCTCGCCTACGGCGCCACGGAAATGATCGAGGGCTACGGTTTCATCGCCGTGTTCATCTGCGCGGTGACGATCCGGGCGGCCGAGCACACCCATGGCTACCACCGGGTGCTGCACAGCTACGTCGAACAGCTGGAACGGCTGATGACAGTGATCATCTTGGTGCTGCTCGGCGGCGCGATCGCCCGCGGGCTGCTCTCCGGGGTCGGGTGGCCCGAGGTCGTCGTCGCTCTGGCCTTCCTGCTCGTAGTCCGTCCACTGGCCGGATGGATCGGCCTGATGGGCGGCAAGACCGGGATGCGGGAGCGTATTGCCATCGCCTTCTTCGGCATCCGCGGCATCGGTTCCCTCTACTATCTTGCCTATGCCTTGGACACGGGTGACTTTGGCGATCAAACGGACGACCTGTGGGCCCTCGTGGGCTTAATAGTTGTCATGTCCATTGTGCTGCACGGGGCAACGACCGCACCTGTCATG
It contains:
- a CDS encoding cation:proton antiporter: MFESPSILYAAAGVAVFAAAVLPRLLSRAPLSMPMVFLATGALAFGLLGNLPDPDPVAYPDFTLRLTEVCVIISLMGAGLALDRPMGWRRWATTWRMLGVAMPLCILGLTLLGLGLLGLGLAAALLVASALAPTDPVLASEVQVGEPADEEDKIGQEDEIRFGLTSEAGLNDGLAFPFVYLAIAISLVGAASGAWFPEWFAVDVLWRIGIGVLTGLGTGKLLAAVFFSSRPEAIRLAEHSEGFVALAATFLAYGATEMIEGYGFIAVFICAVTIRAAEHTHGYHRVLHSYVEQLERLMTVIILVLLGGAIARGLLSGVGWPEVVVALAFLLVVRPLAGWIGLMGGKTGMRERIAIAFFGIRGIGSLYYLAYALDTGDFGDQTDDLWALVGLIVVMSIVLHGATTAPVMNRLDRLRQREALRRFGDEGQAPNTAI